The sequence below is a genomic window from Nicotiana tomentosiformis chromosome 6, ASM39032v3, whole genome shotgun sequence.
attttatgtccaaacgggccctAAGTTTTCTCCAAGTGCCACCCCTTCTTAAGTAGTAGTAGCGAAGTTGATACTGATAATGGTTTAGCCTAACAAGAGGTTTCATCTTTTTgaggaaaaaacaaaaagaaagaaaaagaggcTTCATGTTAAAGGGCAAAACACATGGTTTCTTCAAATTTTCGTAAAGGCGAGTGAGTCAACTCAACATAACACACGACCATTTCCTCTATACATGCTATGTTTTTCAGAGCCTTCAACCTCCTGACGTCCGCAAAATTATTTTTCACTCAACAAATTACAACTTTTCTTGTTCTTCCGCTTAggcatagtttttttttttaaaagacgtTATTTGGTCTCGTCTTACACCACGCCAATAAATATGTAAAACACATGTTTTGTATATGAACTTTTTAATGTTTAACTATAGTTAAGTAATATGCATTTTCATTTTGATTTGTTAATTCTTATGTTTAACTGTTTAGTTAGATGTAAACACCCATGTAGGGGCAAGTATTTATCATTATTTGGTCATCATGTCTCATTTTCACTCGTTATAAATAAAGTTAATTCATCTATCATCTAGAATACAGTAGGAGATGATTACATTCAAGATTAAGATGATTATAACTATCCACAAAACTCGTCAAATAAGTGAAAAATTAATGCAATTTTGGTAAGCATGTAACGTAATCAAGACCAATTATTTAATAGTCCTAACAAAAttgaaattcaaaatttattggCTATTTATAGTTTACTATTACTGTGACTTGACATATGGTTGGACTATATTCttttaacaaaaatattattttactaTTGTTACTTCAAGACAAGATGATAAACAAATGTTCTAAATTTTTAGTAAACCCAAAGTTAAAAATTTCGAATTATCCTTTTTTCCAGTTTTTGCTTTTCTCAACATCTTTCAGAATACACCAATGACGCTTCAATATACCATTTTGTTCAAAACACATTTAACTGAAAGAATCAATAAAAAATAACTGAAAGAATTAATTAGACCAAGATGCAGAAATATGCCGCGATTATCAAACAAAAGGCCCAAACAAAACCACTTGGACTAACACTAAATCCTGCAGCAGACTGGGCCGGAGCCGGGGCTGGTGAAACTGGCCCAATGGGCTCAAATACTGGGCTCAAGGCATTGTGGGCTTTGTGGTTGGGAGATAACACAACAACTTTAAGCTTCTGGCCCTTCTCACAATTATCTTCATGTCCACTGATGAAATAAAATGGGCCTGATCTGTAAAACTTGACTTTTGAATCACCATGTTTTAGTTCACGAATTGGCTTGTCCTTGTTGCACTTGGAATAATCATCTATGTCAACTATAAGAACAGAATCTGACCCAattttgaacttgaaaactgCAAGTTTGAAAAAAAGAAATACCAAGTGTCAAATCATTAAAAACACCTAGACAGTCGCAGAGTCAGAAATTCTAACAAggagattttaaaaaaaaaattagcatAAATAGTCGTTCATCCAaccgcttaaattaaaaatagtggGCGGATATATAGTTCATGTAATATATGTATAATCGATGTATATGGAGTATGaaaagtaaataatgaatatgacaGACTATTTATGTAAAGACCCCTTTAAGAAAACAAAAGAATGTCCGGCCTAGAATTCAAAAACGATTTCCGAACCATTTTTACCCCTACACTAATAGTTTAACTCTTTTATGTTAGGAAAATTCAAAAGTTTATATTTATACAAATTATTTGATTTTACCCTATTTCTACCGTATAATTTACTGACAAAGCGGATTCAATTCAAGAATAACATGCAACTCTGCCACTGCAAATAGAGATATAgttgtaattattattttttaaagaagaaaaagaagaggaaaagattaTTTACTAATGGTATCATTGACTTGAAAGCGATTTCTTTCGGTCCAATGACTGTAAGACTCAGAAGGGTTTAAAACCCAGCCACTTTTGCCACCGGCGTAGAATGTATAAGCTTCACATGAGCACATAAAGCCAAGAAAAATCAGAAAGAAAGAGCTAGGTGACCAATAAGACTCCATTAGGAAAAGTAGAAAGTTCAGAAgccaaaagaagaaatttgcaaAAATGACCACAAAGAGAACACTGGGGTTTGATGAGTAGAAGATTAGAAGTATTTATTGAGAGAATGTATGAGATTACCGTTGAGTTACATTGGGAATATATGGTAAGTCTTAGCTGTGTAATTTGTGTATATGTTAAAATCTCATAAATTAGTGAGGTAGTAGCTTTTATTGACACCATTGAACTGTATTTTTTTCTGTTTACATCTATCAATAATGACATCTGGCCGTTTGTGGAGATTTAAATTACATATAATCTGAAAGTCAAAATCATATGCATGTTGCTTCAAAGATTAATTATACAGataagaaaaacaagaaaaacaCCGTTCTAATTAGAGAATTTAGTGTGTCATAGTCCAAATGTTAGAAGCTATTTTGAGAAGTGTAACTAATTggatgattttttattttttatttttgggtaaGAGGGAAAACCAGTGGCCGCTATAATTTTGTCACAACCTCTGCCCTTCGGGTGAGCACTTTGTGCGCACTGGGTAAACCTCCcctgtgtaatagcctgcaaactACACAGGGGATGTAAATCACACTAGACAAACCCTGTGCGACAGACTCAACCCAGAAGACATTGAGGGGGAATCAATCCCAGGTCATACGTATGACTAAACAAATGggaactttacataactgtcacagtttaaaagaaatataacaaattcttagcatgaaaccaaatattacagttgtggccggaaaaaatttatatttgtagcacacagttccattaaaataagaatattaattattaatccgtaaacataagcaatttgaatagaaaaccaataattctttgtacaaaaatcatgctttttattctctttatctattagctttccttctttttcttcatcttcttaattttgttttaTGCCGAATCCAATAtatttttctaaatttgttccattcgttttctttttaattatctttcttaagtttttctcttccttgtttcttcctttcttaacacaaagatcttacttcgataataatatatgttaatatatacaaaacgtatatatattgaattaacacatataaaatatacaaaaaaaatacatcttcaattaagataaCACTTaaacatgtgaaatatacataaaaatatatatcttaaatttaattaagatggcatataaatatacaaaaaaaatatacataaaaagtacatcctgaattaaaatgacacttgacatataaaatatatttgtaatatacattaaaaatacatcttaaaataagatgacacTTCACAAATAGATATACCAAactatatacataaaaatacattttgaattaaagtgatacttgatatacaaaatGTAAAAAACGTATAAATCAATATGTCTTGAATTTAGGGGGCATTCACATATGCATAAGATtttcaaaaatggagtgaagaagatgaatgttggaaagAGAGAATGGAGATGGACAAAAAAAGTAATTCATGTGATTAGTGAGTCGGTTAACTTATTAAATATTAAAGTTAATCTTGATAATatgttaataataaaaaaaatgctctttataaaataaataataaatgatgctattttttttaaataatagtt
It includes:
- the LOC104098501 gene encoding early nodulin-like protein 4, whose product is MESYWSPSSFFLIFLGFMCSCEAYTFYAGGKSGWVLNPSESYSHWTERNRFQVNDTIIFKFKIGSDSVLIVDIDDYSKCNKDKPIRELKHGDSKVKFYRSGPFYFISGHEDNCEKGQKLKVVVLSPNHKAHNALSPVFEPIGPVSPAPAPAQSAAGFSVSPSGFVWAFCLIIAAYFCILV